From Daucus carota subsp. sativus chromosome 6, DH1 v3.0, whole genome shotgun sequence, the proteins below share one genomic window:
- the LOC108228044 gene encoding F-box protein CPR1, with protein MSSIPPKSFSIAASAPTPGKGCLDGTFYFPEQLIPEILLHLPVKHLLRIRCVCKPWCSLIDSPSFVKRHLQRNIETNPDSHIILRSCSSGSNFFMADVHSLCNSPAVEIDDPVKTYLSGAEFLGSCNGIVCLLKNNTDILLWNPATRKLRELPKPTSFTLPSSFMGFSIFGFGYDHLNDDYKVVKIFDYQIWGMLVTVYSLKNDSWRQAEAIPKDISITTKRGMYANGSLYWVATKDSPVIFAFDLGVERHRELPYPTYNNENDQTAGMGMIIFDRCLRIIDHYSGYRTDLWLMNDNGVGNSWSMVLSLEQRDTQGPYTIVWHNEFSKTRNDLFITVDEDRLVWYDHKKNEVKNVTIRGVPPPSQMLVYTESLVQLGSDPNFNRMKLLKQSDKKKYKGKQLKNDQMSSYLAKGFKLKL; from the exons ATGTCGTCGATTCCTCCTAAATCATTCTCCATAGCCGCTTCCGCACCAACGCC CGGCAAGGGATGCCTTGATGGAACTTTTTACTTTCCGGAACAGTTGATTCCTGAAATATTACTGCATCTTCCGGTCAAGCATCTCCTTCGCATTAGATGTGTGTGTAAACCATGGTGTTCTCTTATTGATAGCCCAAGCTTTGTCAAAAGACATCTGCAAAGAAACATTGAAACAAACCCTGATTCTCATATCATTTTAAGATCTTGCTCAAGTGGTAGCAACTTTTTCATGGCGGATGTGCATTCTTTATGTAATTCCCCTGCTGTTGAAATAGATGATCCGGTCAAGACTTATCTATCTGGTGCTGAGTTTCTTGGTTCTTGCAATGGCATAGTCTGCTTGTTGAAGAATAATACTGATATTTTACTATGGAATCCAGCAACGAGAAAGCTTAGAGAGTTGCCTAAACCAACTAGTTTCACTCTTCCTTCCAGTTTTATGGGGTTTTCTATATTTGGTTTCGGGTATGATCACCTCAATGATGACTATAAGGTTGTGAAAATTTTTGATTATCAGATTTGGGGAATGTTGGTGACCGTATACAGCCTAAAAAATGATTCATGGAGACAGGCTGAAGCCATTCCCAAGGACATCAGCATAACTACAAAACGTGGTATGTATGCGAATGGGTCTTTGTATTGGGTTGCAACCAAGGACTCCCCTGTTATATTTGCTTTTGATCTGGGAGTTGAAAGACACAGGGAGCTCCCGTATCCTACTTACAACAATGAGAATGATCAGACTGCCGGCATGGGTATGATTATCTTTGATAGATGTCTCCGCATAATTGATCATTATTCTGGCTATCGTACGGATTTATGGCTGATGAATGATAATGGAGTGGGAAATTCATGGTCCATGGTACTGTCTTTGGAGCAGCGAGACACACAAGGACCTTATACAATTGTTTGGCATAATGAATTTTCAAAAACTCGCAATGATTTATTCATAACCGTGGACGAGGATAGGCTGGTGTGGTATGACCATAAAAAGAATGAAGTTAAGAATGTCACAATTCGCGGGGTTCCACCTCCGTCTCAAATGCTCGTGTACACTGAGAGTCTTGTTCAGCTTGGTTCTGATCCCAATTTCAACAGGATGAAGCTGTTAAAGCAGTCagataaaaagaaatataaaggGAAACAACTAAAGAATGACCAAAT GAGCAGTTATCTTGCTAAGGGGTTTAAGTTGAAGCTGTAA
- the LOC108226308 gene encoding pathogenesis-related genes transcriptional activator PTI6 yields MLMNDCNAVLPEKVTQHVNITRKLTRPLPGQKTRRCLRKIVRITVTDHDATDSSSDEEAEVYYRRRVRKYVDIVRVEAGVASPRKRKVSGNGKGCKQGKLARRPVNDSSERRYRGVRYRAWGTFAAEIRDPVKKERRWLGTYGTPEEAARVYDTFAVSLRGAKATTNFGNPSRGLKRLHSNSSNESAEGSHQNALISPTTVLRNENQPLLEEAKDKGKGKEKVEVDTGKGKEKVEVEDGPRREFDPMNSYKPMDNPFEDDYGFGSMEPISLDNAPIFPNEEMLKINHDDKDLGIDPSFPFPLNDGLSGADLGFSYDMMYGIGATGSTSRVNDYDFEDSDFSLADD; encoded by the coding sequence ATGTTGATGAACGATTGTAATGCTGTGCTTCCGGAGAAGGTCACACAGCACGTGAACATAACGAGGAAGCTGACGAGGCCCTTGCCGGGCCAGAAAACCAGGCGCTGTTTGCGAAAAATTGTTCGCATTACAGTGACGGATCACGATGCCACTGATTCGTCGAGTGACGAGGAAGCGGAGGTTTATTACAGGAGGAGGGTCAGGAAATATGTTGACATTGTACGAGTCGAAGCAGGCGTTGCTTCGCCAAGAAAAAGAAAGGTTTCGGGCAATGGTAAAGGATGTAAACAAGGCAAGCTGGCTAGGAGGCCCGTGAATGATTCCTCCGAGAGGAGGTATCGTGGTGTTCGGTACCGGGCTTGGGGGACATTTGCAGCGGAGATTAGAGATCCGGTGAAGAAGGAGAGGCGGTGGCTTGGTACTTACGGGACTCCTGAAGAGGCCGCAAGGGTTTATGACACTTTTGCCGTAAGTCTCCGTGGTGCAAAAGCTACTACAAATTTCGGGAATCCCTCTCGGGGATTAAAACGTTTACACTCTAATTCGAGTAATGAGTCCGCGGAGGGCTCACATCAGAACGCTCTCATTTCTCCAACCACGGTTTTACGAAATGAGAATCAGCCCCTTCTCGAAGAAGCCAAGGACAAAGGCAAGGGAAAGGAGAAGGTTGAGGTTGACACAGGCAAGGGAAAGGAAAAGGTCGAGGTTGAGGATGGACCGCGTCGCGAATTCGATCCCATGAACAGCTACAAGCCAATGGACAATCCGTTCGAGGATGATTATGGCTTCGGAAGCATGGAGCCAATTAGTCTTGACAATGCACCGATTTTTCCTAACGAAGAAATGTTAAAGATAAATCATGATGACAAGGATCTTGGGATTGATCCCAGCTTTCCATTTCCATTGAATGACGGATTAAGTGGTGCTGATTTGGGGTTTTCTTATGACATGATGTATGGCATTGGTGCAACAGGTTCGACATCGCGAGTGAACGATTATGACTTTGAAGATAGCGATTTTTCGCTAGCAGATGATTGA
- the LOC108228043 gene encoding mitochondrial carrier protein MTM1: MVKEQVESKGVQNLWIESDSDKSSGVKFDGSCVSLISDPVLGTQGSGELSMPQHKEVLNDKSSSGGNLGLTERAFSAAGAAFLSAIIVNPLDLAKTRLQAQAAGVQYSHPLSNLTSRMAFSGPNMMFADLRCSTSCTRAGVHGTVSICPPDCFQYKGTLDVFYKIIRQEGISRLWRGTNAGLALAVPTVGIYLPCYDIFRNYLEDFTSKNAPIMTPYTPLVAGSLARSLACISCYPIELAKTRMQAFKEINRSSKPPGVWKTLIEVISSVKSTNNLQSLQNYRALWTGLGAQLARDVPFSAICWGTLEPTRRRLLRVVGENSSAIGVLGANFSAGFVAGSLAAAATCPLDVAKTRRQIEMDPTRALRMTTRQTLMEVWRDGGMRGLFTGVGPRVGRAGPSVGIVISFYEVVKYCLHHHYAT; encoded by the exons ATGGTTAAAGAGCAAGTGGAATCGAAGGGTGTGCAGAATTTGTGGATAGAATCGGATTCGGATAAATCTTCAGGTGTTAAATTTGATGGAAGTTGTGTTTCACTTATTTCGGATCCCGTGTTGGGCACACAGGGGAGTGGGGAACTATCTATGCCTCAGCATAAGGAGGTTCTCAATGATAAAAGTAGTTCTGGTGGGAATTTAGGGTTGACAGAGAGAGCTTTCTCTGCTGCCGGGGCTGCTTTTCTTTCTGCGATTATTGTTAACCCACTTGACTTGGCCAAG ACAAGACTACAAGCACAGGCTGCTGGAGTTCAATACTCGCATCCACTGAGCAATCTTACAAGCCGTATGGCTTTTTCTGGACCAAACATG ATGTTTGCAGACTTAAGATGTTCAACGTCATGCACCCGTGCTGGGGTTCATGGTACTGTATCCATTTGCCCTCCGGACTGTTTCCAGTACAAAGGAACACTTGATGTCTTCTACAAGATTATTCGCCAG GAAGGAATTTCAAGACTATGGAGAGGAACAAATGCAGGTCTAGCACTGGCTGTACCAACT GTTGGAATCTACTTGCCTTGCTACGACATTTTCCGTAATTACTTGGAAGATTTCACATCCAAAAATGCTCCAATAATGACACCGTATACTCCTCTAGTGGCTGGTTCATTGGCTCGCTCATTAGCATGCATAAGTTGCTATCCTATAGAACTTGCTAAAACTCGAATGCAG GCGTTTAAAGAGATTAATCGCAGTTCGAAGCCTCCTGGGGTttggaagactcttattgaggTCATATCCAGTGTGAAGAGCACAAACAATCTTCAAAGCT TGCAGAACTATCGTGCGCTCTGGACAGGTCTCGGTGCTCAACTTGCTCGTGATGTACCTTTTTCTGCCATCTGCTGGGGCACCCTTGAACCA ACCAGAAGGAGACTCTTAAGGGTAGTTGGTGAGAATTCCAGCGCAATCGGTGTCCTTGGGGCAAACTTCTCTGCCGGGTTTGTTGCAGGAAGTCTTGCTGCAGCTGCTACGTGTCCACTCGATGTTGCAAAAACGAGAAGGCAAATAGAG ATGGACCCTACCAGAGCATTGAGGATGACTACAAGACAAACTCTTATGGAGGTTTGGAG GGATGGAGGAATGAGGGGGCTTTTCACCGGTGTTGGTCCCCGTGTTGGTCGGGCTGGTCCATCTGTCGGAATTGTAATTTCCTTTTATGAAGTTGTAAAATATTGCCTACATCATCACTATGCAACCTAG